Within Bombus vancouverensis nearcticus chromosome 18, iyBomVanc1_principal, whole genome shotgun sequence, the genomic segment gtaatgttaggtactaataaaaaaaaaacaacaacaacaaaaaaaaggggagagagttgaggaaaatacatataataaataacaactaacataatcataacatattatatatattatattatatacagagatacagtattcatacaaggaacaggtccgaatgaaacatatatatatataaaaaaaaaaagaaaagaaaatatataatatatatattaactatttttgtatgtgtgtatagaactgatggcgaattcatcaaccattctctgaacgacggatggaagaacatgtagatgttgtccagacgtttcacgaggaatccagagagcattttgaatctctgcagaaaatccttccatgcatgttcgtttccaaaaatctgacagacatcgaaagaatttttttttttagtccaaggaatagcaatccgtaccgtagaactgtaaagcacctgtacgccactcacgaaaccaaatacttttgctatccacctgtaaacaaatgacatttataactatgcatataactttcacctaatgtttaacaatatatacatacacgcatgttgtaaagtaggcgatatctattgataatctaagtgactcgtaaaataagtcgtcatatttaccattgcacgcacatatatatatatatatatatatatatatatatatatattcaaagacaagctataattgtaataaaaaaaaataataataataaaaaaaaaaacaacacaaaaaaaacatataaactttttttttatatattaataataataataaaaagttattcttatttctaataaacccgagagtaagaaacgatttaataaattgttgataggaagatgaactgcctagtcatcgtactcaccctcatcaaaataacacacggcctggtaggatatgactgcaatggcaaccacctcaatgttaccactatctctctaaactccatcggggactgcagcatacagcctacattgactgaaacccaagatatttatatacaattacttcaactctcagaatttgaatttaccaacgtaaggcaatgcaaggtgcaaataactcgaattgtatattactgtggcatgcactctcacacgtcggcagtgcataacggattcgccgaatacctccatgaaacaaccgcccaacaatgcgcaaggatgcaccaagacggcacgttttcactcggaccacaaaaccttatagttggcctaaaggataatgcaacagaaacaaggtcgcttgtcctagccggcaagctaacagacgacagcagctgccagggaacacagtatgtagacccatacgggagctgggaaaaggtcgtcgtacaagcaacagtgaggataagtttaaaatcagcagtcgtgccagtacggatcgaggcgaacaaaattctactgaaatcaggaacggtatgtacctttagcgaaggaaactgtctagacgctgaagacggatacacttattggcaaccacaaccaccctcaccatgcaaatttgatcagtacgatgtgctatatgaaggaattgctacaaagatccaagaaataaaaaccaacagagaatcagcacaaccagtttacgcactaacaacgcaggaagtaacatttgcactgactaaaaccggagaacagccactgtgtggatataccctactatccaccgaacatcccaaattgttcctgttagaaacaacaagaggaaatacgttcatctccaaaagaaaaacagcagtcgaaaacttggacatattcgcatacgtcaactcaaaattcatttacgtagagaaacatattaaacgacaaatgacaacattgtaccatgatatattgacacaaagatgtaccacgcagaagaaactaatagagaatgctttaagcttagcaatcttactgcccgatgaatttgcatataccataaccaaaaccccaggacacatggccctgatcgcaggagaagcagtccacatagtcaaatgcattccggtacaagtaaaggtacgacatacaacagaatgttactcggagctacccgtttggcaagggaatcgcaccgcatttttaacgccaaaaacacacattctaacgcaacacggaaaccacagagaatgtagcgcggtattacctacactatacaatatcgacggactctggcacaaattcgtaccaaaacccatggaaacaattgcaccacaggaactccgcccggatgtacgtcaaacgtggcaatattcagcaccatcgtcgttggccacgagcggaatatacacCCAAAAGGACCTTGATGCActtcgggaccacgtcatgttcccggcagaaaaatctgcagttttgaacacattggccagaggagcaacaggaaaaacaatcgtccctggaacagtaaacattctgggaatgatggtcgaaaacacattaacgacaatagcaaaaaataccatatcaagcttatggattggttttatggaatttggaaccgtcagtgcagcaatatttggaatacttgtaatatttaaactaatcaagacgataatagatatagccatacatggataccagttacgtgaaacttacggatgtggaatcgccctattaggagcaatatgcggctcagttacccacctgctactatacctcaaaagaaaacgaaatatcgatgatcaaacagcacaacctcaagggaggccggcattcgtgcgattgccttggagagtgacacctcgagcattttcgtcaatcgtattttgcgcctaagattatttttacgcttagtaaagagttatctcgttggccgtggattcgtttgaacccaacaaacacattgttaatagtgtacattaaattcattattcgtaaatcatattattcattaatcttactattcgttaagcttattattcattagacttattatccgttaaacttaattattcgtataatttattatttattaacttcattgttcatcaaatttattattcattagacttaattatttgttaagctttgtgatagtcttgtatatacgcgtacatattgtcacgtcccgcgctccgcacgcgccgtaacgagaacaagaaaactatcccatgcaaaacgcgcgaataaagatttgaatgcacaaacgaacacacggcgctacgaaactaaaggaaggattaacaaggcgagggcaactaataaatccaatcagtataaaaagaaataataaatgaaaccagccaacggattgaacgagttacgaaccaaacaaataaaccgggaaataagaataactacaaaaggggaaataattgaaacaccagatatacatgtatatataaatatattttaatcaatcaacttggagagttacatataaatataaacatatatgctagacatgtaatgaactagtaaatactagagttaatgcttataatactatgcaacaaatacaatattatcaatttgttacgaccgttcgcggagagacgcggtcgcgaggaaaacgcgtcagcgagaggcgtaaattctcgctacgattcggtgaatcgacgccgcgaagtagtcgtttccctgtttcgattaagataacagaggtggttaaatgaatatgacacagtagtaagttatatttcaccgtttattccaacaacttataacgaagacagttacgctgatgcgtatgtacgagatgagcgagtgactgatctgcgggtgtgtatacccggtggaaggatgttgaccgttcgaaggatgtaaaatcagtactgtactgggagacgatgatgtgtcggaggaaagctaaggatgggtgtgtctagcgcacgggaccatcggatttgttggtgccgatgttatttaggagagtgagggaataggcttcgtttctaattggttaaacgaaggatcttaaccgccctcgagagaaagtggttagtgggaggacagttgcagcgtacgtgcgaaaaaccaactttccttagttaagccgtggtagacaatagtctttggaaattcttccgaaccagatgtttgttttgtttgaaggacctttcctaggaaatctatgagatttatggaaggtccttgaaactatggaggatacgctgcgagtatccgaagacatctggttgccacattgcccgcggtgtgtggcctcggctaggtagagtgttacgcgacgtaacatacTCCCCCCGtcgagagggtaccgatcaaaaggAAATTTTGGGTCCTTGGGGAAAggatccttggaaattttgggaacatcctctagtaccttagcctagattttattatagttgtaattgcttaagatttgtaataagcgagattggcttcgaggtgacaattggtcgccgaacgtagccacggtcacgagataaacgttttgcctaacggaggtctgacgagtggttgtatgggttttccgagaagtgtgattgtggcggcatgcggcctcgagagcgggcctagccacgtgtgaggttacctcggaggtgccgatacaatgggacatacattgtatcaataaccaaactccatgcagaaactgcctagcaacggcgttcggaactttctcgatgcttctaacgagtgcgtatcaaatttcagacgaggccggcattcgtgcgattgccttggagagtgacacctcgagcattttcgtcaatcgtattttgcgcctaagattatttttatgcttagtaaagagttatctcgttggctgtggattcgtttgaacccaacaaacacattgttaatagtgtacattaaattcattattcgtaaatcatattattcattaatcttactattcgttaagcttattattcattagacttattatctgttaaacttaattattcgtataatttattatttattaacttcattgttcatcaaatttattattcattagacttaattatttgttaagctttgtgatagtcttgtatatacgcgtacatataatctcggctttgtgaaacgatggctagcccacgcgaagagttgtcacgcgcccaaaattccgattttaacccgacatatattttaaataacccagagcggtcggagcctatatcgtatcgataaagtttggacccacgtaaaaataagtataaagctcaggagttttgtcgtttgggtattcaattgtgtgttcactatcgttactactcgcactccgcactcgtagtacaaatcgacaaatttttacaatttgttaatttatcaaccacggttgatcattttacaatccacaggaaaatgataacatgctcgatattctagctcgtgtttgaagatacataaaaaatatatatttatacacttcctatactacatatctcattgagcatgtgaaaactcgctagtagaacgctagtagtaggttatgaaaatacatctaattcataaatatattgtgaaaattatgtaaagaaatataaatagaagataaatttgagataacaaaatgatagcacgcgccatacaaaatatatgtcgggtttacattagaattagggttaggggcgtgaaacgaatcttcgtttgggttacacgttgtcgttatgcaatggagaagacattgactagtgcaaatacgattattatagaaccggacaagtaaccgcagtaattaggtgctcgagaaactaatgacaatgatcctaggttcaataacgaatccgcggtcgacgggatgatagatgaacgtactcacaaaatctaagtcggacgcgtaatattcactggtcgtaaagagttactcctttcatcaatgagatcgcgagaaagaatgtctttcccgtcccgatcatgccacagaggaaaactataatggggtgtgtctaaggacacgagatcatcggaatcgtcgagaaaagccttcgttcagaaagtaagggaaattggcgttgctgctaattgatcaatctccatatcggtggttagaaaaagatgctagccgccctcgagggaaagttgctagtgggagacgccgctcgttgaaaaatatgtctcccctatcttcccgtagttgggacaaagactgtttgtctgtttgaaggactttagttaactaaaccttaagatttataacgggccctcgagctagccgaacatgtactgcggagacgcatcgacatctggcaatcatcttactcgaagaatagggtctgcgtgtggcgagctacgggacagagaccgttggaatgtttactgtcgcgtgtcgccaggaatatttcttttaaggagagctatagaattactccatacctttgttagacaaagcgttcatcccgtgacgcggctacgttcggcgactggctgtcgcctcgagcccaagttcattatcacaactctcgaacaattacaatcggattgaataactacaattgtttaattacagctatagtagactctaggttacaatattGCGGGATTatcaaaaattccaaaggctccggtgttctttcatctccgacatatataattcgTGACATCCTTGTAAAATCTAGACATGATTCTTTTGTTAGTTTTTCGTAATTGTATCacaattttaagattaattaaacgaatatttattaatgattttaacaccgaaaataacgattattatactgcgaatttttatatgaatacagtatgttagaatatgtgaaatataagGTCCGGCCAAATAACATCAACAAACGAAAAACAgttttgtacgaagaaaaacaagaaggacataaagaataatacactttgttttcgagaaaattgatcttggaaatctgtttgaaacatgtaaatttgGTTAGTCTCCGACTAAGTAGACGGAAGTTATTCTACctgcaaaaataagagaaaaatgtggaataaaatctttccgtatgaagcttcattttcaagaaaatcgaatttcttcgtgctcggttgataacactgttcgacacatttaattttgcaaccttcaatAGGCGATTCTTGTAGACTTTTGCGAGCTACACTCGAATTTGCAAACCGTTTTTTCCTATAACTCACAATTTTTGAAAAAgtcaattttgaagaaaatcggaaattttcaactttggaaatattttatctccTTATAGTAGCAGCTATTGAGTTACGGCTGAGACAAAAAAATTCTGTGGACTCTCCCGAATAAAATGATATGTATTGTTATTGCATTATGAACATTTAAAcatgtttaaataattattagagcGAAAAAGCATCTCAGACGCaacatttgttcttacatttcTCAGTTTATTCAAAAAACTAAAGGTCTAGGAGAAAATGTAACTACAATACGCGATACAACAAACACTTCTGCTAAGGCAAGCATCATCTACCGTATTTCATTTGCGATATAGAAGCACAACTCACGATGGCTTGTTCGCCATTCGGTAGAACGGAACCGCTAAACGCACATAGTTCTACTTTCATCGAAAATATTAACATTATCAAGATTTTTAGATTTCTTATATCGCTACTTGGTATTGATGGTGGCACAACTAAAAAGAATTTCGAATTTGCTTTTATTGAATAGCAAATCTACATTATGCTTTTCTTTCTATCATATAAAACGGTAAATTTAAAATTCCGTCAGTTTTGCGCTACAGGACAAAATTATTAGGTATCACCCTGACCTTAGTTTTAcgataataatttcatatcttcaGTTGTTTGCGACACTATAAGTGGAAGGTCATACTGCTTTCGCGAATAATGGTATATCTTGTGTTTAGTCAGTCTGATAATGTTATTGAAATGACTCGTTGAAATTCTCTTcgaaaattttaaaaagcctcttCTCTAAAATTTACCTTTTTGCGAATTGCGATATATGTTTCTGCTTCatcgattgaaaaatatttactgaAAAATATTCCGTCAATTTTGGAAGTTTATTTTCAAACTCTTCTTTCTCATTCATTTAAAAATTCCCTTTCTCGAGCTCTGCATTCGAATCTCTCCGACGCTTTGACATTTCAcaaataataatttgtgaatcatatacttgtaaataataatttgtcacGACAGTCGTAGTTTTCTGATAGTTGTGAGATAAGTACCGAGGATCATAATCCTTCTACCAGAAGGTTCATCGTCTTCTCTGCTCCGTGGCTGGTTCTTTCTAGAGCATCGTTAAGCCAGTTTGAGAATTTCTTGTGACATTTGCTCTCGAAAGTACACTGAAATTGTGCATCCATTTGAGagtttaagttagaaaaatttaccaaatgtccagctgaacaaattctaaagtacaaattgaatattaaaaaaaaaaaaaaaaatttgagtGCAGCTTGAAAGCTTGTTATCACACACTCTCAGAATCGTCTATTTGAGATTCGCTCGTTCGTTTGTCCGTCTGTTCTACAGTTTGTTTCGAAATACAAGTGAGGTGAGATAACGACTGAACGAAAGGCTTTGTGCTCTTATATTTGCGTACAATTACATACAATTGGGTGTAGAGATAAAATACGGAtaatgttacgccacgaggcttaccacaggctgtattttctaaccgtcgctcgcggtcctacaacgtcgcagacggatcgtcgcggctgcccggcaaacaaacattgtagtggcaagcgcatggttcattaagcagggcgacctccagagacatcgactcgtggccgttattttacctcgcgtaaaagaatgtggcgtgatccgaacgtagtgggggtcgccttccagaaaaaacgaaaataatcgaagggagttcagttccttctgacgagtcaaacgtgacacttcgacaaatctgacgagcaaacgaatttatctagagatatcgcaaagtcgagtcaaatttctgtaacatcttcatcatattattgtaaaatatattgttctatgttaacctgttaatacagtgttacattcattaaaccacctctgttatcctaaacgaaataggggaacgactatttcgcggcgtcgattaacatcaTCGTAGcaagaatttacgcctctcgctgacgcgttctcctagcggccgcgtctctccgcgaacggtcgtaacagataAAGTAGGATAAACAGAGATAGTCGCCTCTCACTCTCCACTGGAGTTGTAGCATGGAACGCCGTAACAACTGAGAGTCTCCTCTCGAGCTCAAAGGTTAAGGGCACAGAGTTTAAGCGAACGTCTCTTTTTACCTAgcagttaaataatatttcaatctcCCGTAATACCCATTCGCTCTATCACACCTACATatattatgaataaaatataagagTTAGGTTCACGTTAGGGCATTGATCCGGTAGCAACTGACGCATATGTcgctttatttttaattaagatgTGACGATATGACTTTATGATTTACAGTTTTGCCCTCCTTTTGAGATAACGGCTACTTTAGAATAAGACTAAACAAAAATACATAGATGTTTCGATGATAAACGATAGCGATATGAGTATTCAGCgccttaaaaattaattacggcAGAGAATTTTTTAGATTAGAAACTAAAAGTAGAATATTAAAGTTTGTGTTTGTAAGATCagaaaagtattacatttttctgaatatttcttttcattattttctatcatttttcattcgttattttgttttatatattaaaatgaatacaataaataatacaaacaaacttccgaataaataaaaatataaacctatTTCACTCCACAATTCAAAACTTCTAAAGTGTACTTTATTTTCTACTCTAAAAAGCTTTTCAAGACATTCAGATATTCTtcagatattagttcctatcagtacatACACGTCGCTATTAACaaaatgtttatgtatttccactaCCCTTGTTCTAAAATAgctattattttgaaaatttgtaaaaaaatcttttaatccttttaggagatgtatggCTAAACTGaggtgaaattaaattttcgatGTTCTGTAAACTTTTGCTAGCACTAAAGATAGCAAACAACAATTCATGCCAAATAATTGTGGAcgaaataaattcaaaattaatttcatacacAAGCAAAGCACGCGATTCACTGTTGATTTGAGAATCTTCTGCTCCTTCACTTAATTTTTCTAGTGCACCTTCATTAATCTCTAAAAAGCTGGCATTTTGCCACTGAAATTTTGAATTTGTATACAACTTACATATTGCACaaactttgcaagtttgttCCTGAAGTTCGGCCATGGCAAATATCACTCAGGACCAGTTTACTGGATGATTGCACCGAATGAACCACTGGTCTCCAAAACGGTCTGacaattattattacactaGAAGTAATTTTTAGCATGATAAAGTAATATATATGCTTGTTACATGTTTCTTATTCAGGATAACATCTCAAATTTGATTTATTTCGCTTATTTCCTTTATTCGTAGAAAGTGCTTTgtataaacaaatattaataacactTATATCCACTAATTTGCAAAAATTCAGAACTGTGATTGATCGATATTCATCTTGCGTGGCATGTGACACAGAAATGTAAACTGTTCGTCTGAATACGCATATAACATACAcacacgttataaaatataatgtttatatCAGTCAGTATCGTTTCATTACCAGTCAACTCAccaaaaatagaatttgtttCTACTTTGTGCACTCTTCTGTTTGGATGATCACTTTCGATGAAACGCGGATGAAAATTTCGATGAATATCTCAGAATGAAAAGGAGTACATTCGGATTATGGATCGCAGTAGTTCTCACGGATGGTTCTCGACCGATCGGACTAGCCCTTTCGCTATTACGGGCGACTATAGTCGCCCTGCGTAAGACATCTCGTATTTTACATACAACGAGTATTGTACAAGCCTTCATT encodes:
- the LOC143304059 gene encoding uncharacterized protein LOC143304059 — encoded protein: MEEHVDVVQTFHEESREHFESLQKILPCMKMNCLVIVLTLIKITHGLVGYDCNGNHLNVTTISLNSIGDCSIQPTLTETQDIYIQLLQLSEFEFTNVRQCKVQITRIVYYCGMHSHTSAVHNGFAEYLHETTAQQCARMHQDGTFSLGPQNLIVGLKDNATETRSLVLAGKLTDDSSCQGTQYVDPYGSWEKVVVQATVRISLKSAVVPVRIEANKILLKSGTVCTFSEGNCLDAEDGYTYWQPQPPSPCKFDQYDVLYEGIATKIQEIKTNRESAQPVYALTTQEVTFALTKTGEQPLCGYTLLSTEHPKLFLLETTRGNTFISKRKTAVENLDIFAYVNSKFIYVEKHIKRQMTTLYHDILTQRCTTQKKLIENALSLAILLPDEFAYTITKTPGHMALIAGEAVHIVKCIPVQVKVRHTTECYSELPVWQGNRTAFLTPKTHILTQHGNHRECSAVLPTLYNIDGLWHKFVPKPMETIAPQELRPDVRQTWQYSAPSSLATSGIYTQKDLDALRDHVMFPAEKSAVLNTLARGATGKTIVPGTVNILGMMVENTLTTIAKNTISSLWIGFMEFGTVSAAIFGILVIFKLIKTIIDIAIHGYQLRETYGCGIALLGAICGSVTHLLLYLKRKRNIDDQTAQPQGRPAFVRLPWRVTPRAFSSIVFCA